The Vicia villosa cultivar HV-30 ecotype Madison, WI linkage group LG1, Vvil1.0, whole genome shotgun sequence genome includes a region encoding these proteins:
- the LOC131627654 gene encoding uncharacterized protein LOC131627654: MSMGNEQEKPLKSESEQQEKLSKSESEKEESEEDESESESEEDESGSETESDLGWESKPVEYLKEKYEDDPCPCYFSCDRFVYKNKAMIKQEEDSEKAVNEYWESSRNISPYDAIPVPPLANLRFSNFPRPITITEGWRPRFIHLSKLALESYNYDNQGLNYEFEDIVKARHRQRRCSWLNQS, translated from the coding sequence ATGTCGATGGGTAACGAACAAGAGAAGCCGCTGAAATCCGAATCTGAACAACAAGAGAAACTGTCGAAATCGGAATCAGAAaaagaagaatcagaagaagacgAATCAGAGtcggaatcagaagaagatgaatCAGGATCGGAAACTGAGTCAGACTTGGGTTGGGAATCGAAACCAGTAGAATATCTAAAAGAAAAGTACGAAGACGATCCATGTCCATGTTATTTTTCATGTGATAGGTTTGTGTACAAGAATAAAGCAATGATAAAACAAGAAGAGGATAGTGAAAAGGCCGTGAATGAGTATTGGGAGAGTAGTCGTAACATAAGTCCCTACGATGCTATTCCTGTTCCACCTTTGGCGAATTTACGTTTCAGTAACTTCCCAAGACCCATTACCATTACAGAAGGATGGCGCCCACGTTTCATTCACCTCTCCAAACTTGCTCTGGAAAGCTACAATTATGATAATCAGGGTTTAAATTACGAgtttgaagacattgtcaaagca